A genome region from Maylandia zebra isolate NMK-2024a linkage group LG6, Mzebra_GT3a, whole genome shotgun sequence includes the following:
- the LOC143412428 gene encoding serine/threonine-protein kinase pim-2-like isoform X2 yields MKKETRKNTNSGEKKDPGDQNSKSRMAKRKASPEKKTPVKRGRVTEQAAPSTSSDTHQVKAVKRKAQQDGAGTTSAPKKIKLAEPTSEDREQASSSVDTGKDSKSRMAKRKASPEKKTPVKRRRVTEQAAPSTSSDTHQVKAVKRKAQQDGAGTTSAPKKIKLAEPTSEDREQASSSVDTGKDCSQNTKGCTKNGRNKSAGDSKESPKKKKKDKTKNVVQNPAADQQREYQARYVQEHHLGNGGCGAVFAGYRITDHFPVAIKHVPKNRIPIKVTDENGKEVSVEVAILLKLAAEADGSVGTSAPVSLLDWFDFGTELILVQERPVPAVDLFEYIRENGGCLPEGKAKVILKQLVDAAKDLEEKDIFHRDIKSENILIETGSDVPRVRIIDFGLSCFATEQSQFCFFYGTPIHSPPECYWGKKYRPGPTTVWQMGVVLYEALHVGDFNIMTFIENELKFNEHLSPHCRNFLDACLTDVPEKRPTLGDLQRHPWLR; encoded by the exons ATGAAAAAGGAAAcgagaaaaaatacaaattcaggAGAAAAGAAAGATCCAGGAGATCAAA acTCTAAGAGCAGGATGGCTAAAAGAAAGGCCAGTCCTGAAAAGAAGACCCCCGTAAAAAGAGGGAGGGTCACTGAGCAGGCTGCTCCTTCCACCAGCTCAGATACACACCAGGTCAAAGCAGTGAAGCGTAAGGCCCAGCAAGATGGAGCGGGCACAACCAGTGCACCGAAGAAGATTAAACTTGCTGAGCCTACGAGTGAAGACAGGGAGCAAGCGTCTTCCTCCGTGGACACTGGTAAAG acTCTAAGAGCAGGATGGCTAAAAGAAAGGCCAGTCCTGAAAAGAAGACCCCCGTAAAAAGAAGGAGGGTCACTGAGCAGGCTGCTCCTTCCACCAGCTCAGATACACACCAGGTCAAAGCAGTGAAGCGTAAGGCCCAGCAAGATGGAGCGGGCACAACCAGTGCACCGAAGAAGATTAAACTTGCTGAGCCTACGAGTGAAGACAGGGAGCAAGCGTCTTCCTCCGTGGACACTGGTAAAG ACTGCAGTCAAAACACAAAGGGGTGCACAAAAAATGGCAGAAACAAGTCTGCGGGAGACAGCAAAGAGTCacccaagaaaaagaaaaaggacaaaaccaAAAACGTCGTCCAAAATCCAGCAGCCGACCAGCAAC GGGAATACCAAGCCAGATATGTGCAGGAGCACCATCTAGGAAATGGCGGCTGTGGAGCAGTGTTTGCTGGCTACAGGATAACAGATCATTTCCCA GTAGCCATCAAACACGTTCCCAAGAACAGAATCCCCATCAAAGTGACG GATGAAAACGGGAAGGAAGTCTCAGTGGAAGTGGCCATTTTGCTGAAGCTTGCAGCTGAAGCAGATGGATCAGTGGGAACGTCGGCTCCTGTGTCTCTGTTGGACTGGTTTGACTTTGGCACAGAGCTGATCCTGGTGCAGGAGAGACCTGTCCCCGCGGTGGACCTGTTTGAATACATAAGAGAAAATGGAGGATGTTTACCAGAAGGAAAGGCCAAG GTAATTCTGAAGCAACTGGTTGATGCAGCAAAGGACCTGGAAGAGAAAGACATCTTTCACCGGGACATCAAGAGTGAGAACATTCTGATTGAGACCGGCTCAGATGTGCCTCGAGTTCGTATCATTGACTTTGGCCTGAGCTGCTTTGCTACGGAGCAATCGCAGTTCTGCTTCTTCTATG gtacacctatcCACAGCCCTCCCGAATGTTACTGGGGCAAAAAATACAGGCCTGGACCCACCACGGTGTGGCAAATGGGAGTGGTGCTGTACGAAGCGCTTCATGTGGGGGACTTTAATATCATGACGTTCATTGAAAACGAACTGAAATTCAACGAGCATCTGTCCCCAC acTGCCGGAATTTCCTGGATGCGTGTTTAACCGATGTCCCGGAGAAGCGCCCAACGCTGGGGGACCTCCAGCGTCACCCCTGGCTCAGATAA
- the LOC143412428 gene encoding uncharacterized protein LOC143412428 isoform X1, which produces MKKETRKNTNSGEKKDPGDQNSKSRMAKRKASPEKKTPVKRRRVTEQAAPSTSSDTHQVKAVKRKAQQDGAGTTSAPKKIKLAEPTSEDREQASSSVDTGKDSKSRMAKRKASPEKKTPVKRGRVTEQAAPSTSSDTHQVKAVKRKAQQDGAGTTSAPKKIKLAEPTSEDREQASSSVDTGKDSKSRMAKRKASPEKKTPVKRRRVTEQAAPSTSSDTHQVKAVKRKAQQDGAGTTSAPKKIKLAEPTSEDREQASSSVDTGKDCSQNTKGCTKNGRNKSAGDSKESPKKKKKDKTKNVVQNPAADQQREYQARYVQEHHLGNGGCGAVFAGYRITDHFPVAIKHVPKNRIPIKVTDENGKEVSVEVAILLKLAAEADGSVGTSAPVSLLDWFDFGTELILVQERPVPAVDLFEYIRENGGCLPEGKAKVILKQLVDAAKDLEEKDIFHRDIKSENILIETGSDVPRVRIIDFGLSCFATEQSQFCFFYGTPIHSPPECYWGKKYRPGPTTVWQMGVVLYEALHVGDFNIMTFIENELKFNEHLSPHCRNFLDACLTDVPEKRPTLGDLQRHPWLR; this is translated from the exons acTCTAAGAGCAGGATGGCTAAAAGAAAGGCCAGTCCTGAAAAGAAGACCCCCGTAAAAAGAAGGAGGGTCACTGAGCAGGCTGCTCCTTCCACCAGCTCAGATACACACCAGGTCAAAGCAGTGAAGCGTAAGGCCCAGCAAGATGGAGCGGGCACAACCAGTGCACCGAAGAAGATTAAACTTGCTGAGCCTACGAGTGAAGACAGGGAGCAAGCGTCTTCCTCTGTGGACACTGGTAAAG acTCTAAGAGCAGGATGGCTAAAAGAAAGGCCAGTCCTGAAAAGAAGACCCCCGTAAAAAGAGGGAGGGTCACTGAGCAGGCTGCTCCTTCCACCAGCTCAGATACACACCAGGTCAAAGCAGTGAAGCGTAAGGCCCAGCAAGATGGAGCGGGCACAACCAGTGCACCGAAGAAGATTAAACTTGCTGAGCCTACGAGTGAAGACAGGGAGCAAGCGTCTTCCTCCGTGGACACTGGTAAAG acTCTAAGAGCAGGATGGCTAAAAGAAAGGCCAGTCCTGAAAAGAAGACCCCCGTAAAAAGAAGGAGGGTCACTGAGCAGGCTGCTCCTTCCACCAGCTCAGATACACACCAGGTCAAAGCAGTGAAGCGTAAGGCCCAGCAAGATGGAGCGGGCACAACCAGTGCACCGAAGAAGATTAAACTTGCTGAGCCTACGAGTGAAGACAGGGAGCAAGCGTCTTCCTCCGTGGACACTGGTAAAG ACTGCAGTCAAAACACAAAGGGGTGCACAAAAAATGGCAGAAACAAGTCTGCGGGAGACAGCAAAGAGTCacccaagaaaaagaaaaaggacaaaaccaAAAACGTCGTCCAAAATCCAGCAGCCGACCAGCAAC GGGAATACCAAGCCAGATATGTGCAGGAGCACCATCTAGGAAATGGCGGCTGTGGAGCAGTGTTTGCTGGCTACAGGATAACAGATCATTTCCCA GTAGCCATCAAACACGTTCCCAAGAACAGAATCCCCATCAAAGTGACG GATGAAAACGGGAAGGAAGTCTCAGTGGAAGTGGCCATTTTGCTGAAGCTTGCAGCTGAAGCAGATGGATCAGTGGGAACGTCGGCTCCTGTGTCTCTGTTGGACTGGTTTGACTTTGGCACAGAGCTGATCCTGGTGCAGGAGAGACCTGTCCCCGCGGTGGACCTGTTTGAATACATAAGAGAAAATGGAGGATGTTTACCAGAAGGAAAGGCCAAG GTAATTCTGAAGCAACTGGTTGATGCAGCAAAGGACCTGGAAGAGAAAGACATCTTTCACCGGGACATCAAGAGTGAGAACATTCTGATTGAGACCGGCTCAGATGTGCCTCGAGTTCGTATCATTGACTTTGGCCTGAGCTGCTTTGCTACGGAGCAATCGCAGTTCTGCTTCTTCTATG gtacacctatcCACAGCCCTCCCGAATGTTACTGGGGCAAAAAATACAGGCCTGGACCCACCACGGTGTGGCAAATGGGAGTGGTGCTGTACGAAGCGCTTCATGTGGGGGACTTTAATATCATGACGTTCATTGAAAACGAACTGAAATTCAACGAGCATCTGTCCCCAC acTGCCGGAATTTCCTGGATGCGTGTTTAACCGATGTCCCGGAGAAGCGCCCAACGCTGGGGGACCTCCAGCGTCACCCCTGGCTCAGATAA